A segment of the Peptoclostridium acidaminophilum DSM 3953 genome:
TCTTCGAAAATTTCATCTATAGTCTTTATCTGCTCTCCCAGCATGGACTTGAACCTGCTTTTGAACAGCTTGAATTCTTTTCTTACCTGTTCATATTCCTTCATTATATGTATTACCTGGTTATTGGCTTCCTCTATTATCTTTCTGGCTCTGAGCTCCGAATCCTCTACTATAATCTGTGCCTTTTTCGATGCGTTGACGCTCACTTCCTCAGCTGTGCTCTGAGCTACTACAAGCGTATTCTTGAGCGTTTCCTCAATCCCCTTGTACTTTGAAATCTGATCAGAAAGCATGTTTATCTTGTCTCTTAGCTCTATGTTCTCCTTGTATATCTTCTCGAAGTCTTCCTTGATTTCATCAAGAAAGTCATCGACCTCGTCTTCCTTGTATCCCCTAAGGCCCCTCTTGAATTCCTTGTTTTCAATATCCAATGGAGTTATCATGCTATGTACCCTCCTATATTATGAGTGTATATTTTTATATCAATATGCTGGCAATCATGAACATCCTGCCTTTTCTAGTCACATCTCCAAATTCCTCAACTTTGAATCTTCCCCTGCCTCTGACCGAAACAACGCTGCCTTCGCTCACAGCCTTTGAAGCCGAGCCTGCAGGTTCAAAATCAACCTTTACATGATCACCTTCTATTAGCTTTGCCGCATCGCTTCTTGATATGTTGTATACCCCGGCCAGTATGCAATCCAGCCTGTTTGAAGCCACCGTGAACTTCTTTTGCCTGGATTCCGCCTTCGGAACTAGTATTGAATCTAGTCCTATAACGCTGC
Coding sequences within it:
- a CDS encoding DivIVA domain-containing protein, which translates into the protein MITPLDIENKEFKRGLRGYKEDEVDDFLDEIKEDFEKIYKENIELRDKINMLSDQISKYKGIEETLKNTLVVAQSTAEEVSVNASKKAQIIVEDSELRARKIIEEANNQVIHIMKEYEQVRKEFKLFKSRFKSMLGEQIKTIDEIFEEMPDSSAE